One Helianthus annuus cultivar XRQ/B chromosome 12, HanXRQr2.0-SUNRISE, whole genome shotgun sequence genomic region harbors:
- the LOC110894619 gene encoding zinc finger protein SHOOT GRAVITROPISM 5 yields MLDNHHHHHHFTTASGPGPGPSSSSDLFPSPDNGLPNKRKRRPAGTPDPDAEVVSLSPKTLLESDQYVCEICNQGFQRDQNLQMHRRRHKVPWKLLKRETPEIKKRVFVCPEPSCLHHDPCHALGDLVGIKKHFRRKHSNNKQWVCDKCSKGYAVQSDYKAHLKTCGTRGHSCDCGRVFSRVESFIEHQDACMVRRTHADLPAFPQACSSRTASSTSPSNDMNFGSVQTISRLPHLQPHSQFSQTQLDIQNNLELQLLPSLSLYEQSNNRQTHLNLSIGNGHSLQQEEEMKIAMADKAFAEDARQQAKRQIEIAEMEFENAKRIRQQAQVELERAKALREQATKKIDSTMLEITCYSCRLRFESIRNNGAATAADEASIAPSYMSSALTEGEGY; encoded by the exons ATGTTAgacaaccaccaccatcaccaccacttcaCTACAGCATCCGGCCCCGGTCCAGGCCCTTCGTCTTCGTCTGATCTCTTCCCTTCTCCAGATAATGGCCTTCCTAACAAAAGGAAAAGACGCCCTGCTGGTACTCCAG ATCCGGATGCGGAAGTCGTGTCGTTGTCCCCGAAGACCTTGCTCGAGTCGGATCAATACGTATGCGAGATCTGTAACCAAGGGTTTCAGAGGGATCAAAACCTACAGATGCACAGGAGACGTCACAAGGTACCATGGAAGTTGTTAAAAAGGGAAACTCCGGAGATAAAAAAGAGGGTTTTCGTGTGCCCGGAACCGAGTTGCCTCCACCATGACCCGTGTCATGCACTTGGTGATTTGGTTGGGATCAAGAAGCACTTTAGAAGGAAACACAGCAATAATAAACAGTGGGTTTGTGACAAGTGCTCTAAGGGTTACGCTGTTCAATCTGATTATAAAGCTCATCTTAAAACATGTGGTACTAGAGGCCATTCTTGTGACTGTGGTCGAGTGTTTTCCAG AGTTGAGAGCTTCATAGAGCACCAAGATGCATGTATGGTCCGGCGAACCCATGCAGATCTACCCGCATTCCCGCAGGCATGTTCATCTCGCACTGCATCAAGCACAAGTCCATCGAACGACATGAATTTTGGTTCGGTCCAAACAATCTCAAGATTACCACATCTACAGCCTcattcacaattttcacaaaccCAATTAGACATTCAAAACAACTTGGAACTTCAGCTGTTACCATCACTATCACTTTATGAACAAAGCAACAATCGTCAGACACATTTGAATCTCTCTATTGGAAATGGACATAGCTTGCAACAAGAGGAAGAAATGAAGATAGCTATGGCAGACAAAGCATTTGCAGAAGATGCTAGGCAACAAGCAAAGAGGCAAATTGAAATAGCAGAGATGGAGTTTGAGAATGCAAAGAGGATTAGACAACAAGCTCAAGTGGAACTAGAAAGAGCTAAGGCTCTTAGAGAACAAGCAACCAAAAAGATTGATTCAACCATGTTAGAGATTACTTGTTATTCTTGTAGGCTAAGGTTTGAATCCATTAGAAATAATGGTGCAGCCACTGCAGCAGACGAGGCCTCTATTGCCCCAAGTTACATGTCTTCAGCTTTAACTGAAGGTGAAGGATATTAG